Genomic window (Anaerolineae bacterium):
CCCGGAGCCTCCAGAACCTGGCGCACTTCTTGAGCGCGCTGGGCCGGCCCCAGGAGGCCCTCCCCCTCGCCCAGGAGGCCCTCGCCATCCGCCGCCGCCTGGCCGAGGTCAACCCCGACGCCTTCCTCCCAGACCTGGCCATGAGCCTCCACAACCTGGCCAAATTCTTGAGCGCGCAGGGCCGGCCCCAGGAGGCCCTCCCCCTCGCCCTCGAGGCCGTGCAGACCCTGGCGCCCTTCTTCGCCGGCCTGCCGCGCGCCTTCGCCAAATGGATGGGCGGTTTTCTGCGCAACTACCTGCACCTGTGCGCAGAGGTCGGTGCGGCGCCGGCGCTGGATCTGCCGCCGGCGGTGCAGGAGAAATTGAGGGCAGTGACGGGGAACGCCGGCCTGCCGACGGAGATGCGGGAGCTGGCCGGCCGGCTGTTGGCGCTGTGCGGAGGCTCGTAAGGCCGGCGCATGGGCCGCTCCCCCGATTTGACATTTCTCAGAGCAGTGCTATAATGCGCCCGAAAACATCATAACATCAGATGTTATGAAGTTATGCCCATGCAGGAGCGCTCCATGCCCATCGCACCCTTGGCACGCGATACCCTGACGGACGGCGTCATCCGCGAGCTTCAGCGCATGATCGCCGCCGGCGAGGTCGAACCCGGCGGCTGGCTCCCGCCCCAACCGGAGCTGGCCCAGCGCTTCGGCGTCGGCCTCTCCACCGTGCGCGAGGCCATCAAGGCGCTGGCGCTGGTCGGCCTGCTCATCCCCCAGCCCGGCCGGGGCACGCAGGTCAGCCCCGATGCGCCGGCCATCCTGGACACCTCCACCCTGGTGCGGGCGCGGCTCCAGGAACTCGACGCCATCCAGCTCTGCGAGGCGCGGCAGTTGATCGAGGTGGGGCTGAGCGTCATGGCCGCCCAGCGCGCCACCGCCGAGGACATCGCCGGCATCGAGGCCGCCC
Coding sequences:
- a CDS encoding FadR family transcriptional regulator, with protein sequence MPIAPLARDTLTDGVIRELQRMIAAGEVEPGGWLPPQPELAQRFGVGLSTVREAIKALALVGLLIPQPGRGTQVSPDAPAILDTSTLVRARLQELDAIQLCEARQLIEVGLSVMAAQRATAEDIAGIEAALRRMEETLHDDRAFAAADLEFHLAVARAARNRLLERFYQVSRELLAETTQYLVALPQVKEHSIQLQREILHAIKAGDPEAARRAAERHMAYLGQLIAGSRP
- a CDS encoding tetratricopeptide repeat protein; its protein translation is RSLQNLAHFLSALGRPQEALPLAQEALAIRRRLAEVNPDAFLPDLAMSLHNLAKFLSAQGRPQEALPLALEAVQTLAPFFAGLPRAFAKWMGGFLRNYLHLCAEVGAAPALDLPPAVQEKLRAVTGNAGLPTEMRELAGRLLALCGGS